A stretch of Gossypium hirsutum isolate 1008001.06 chromosome A06, Gossypium_hirsutum_v2.1, whole genome shotgun sequence DNA encodes these proteins:
- the LOC107962162 gene encoding cyclic phosphodiesterase isoform X1, which produces MCHLAQVAILKPQTHIFSIFKNPYSISKSLQVPTNYSLSARSTSMGTPEAVVKKDVYSVWALPHEDVTARVKKLMEGLRSEFGGPQFEPHVTVVGAISLTADDALAKFWSACDGRKAYNATVDRVATGTFFYQCIFLLLHPTPEVAETSAHCSSHFGYKSSTPYMPHLSLLYADLTEEEKKKAQEKANMLDESISSLSFQISRLALYKTDTEDKTLKSWEKVAECNLSPN; this is translated from the exons ATGTGCCACCTAGCCCAAGTTGCCATTTTAAAAccccaaacccatattttctcCATCTTCAAAAACCCATATTCAATCTCCAAAAGCCTTCAAGTTCCAACCAATTACTCTCTCTCCGCTCGCTCCACTTCCATGGGAACCCCCGAAGCCGTAGTCAAGAAAGATGTGTATTCGGTGTGGGCACTGCCCCACGAAGACGTTACTGCTAGGGTCAAGAAGTTGATGGAAGGTTTAAGATCCGAGTTCGGCGGGCCACAGTTCGAGCCCCACGTCACGGTTGTTGGGGCCATCAGCTTAACCGCTGATGATGCCTTGGCCAAGTTCTGGTCCGCTTGTGATGGCCGCAAGGCTTATAATGCCACTGTCGATCGTGTGGCTACCGGGACTTTCTTTTATCAGTGCATCTTTTTGTTGCTTCATCCCACTCCTGAG GTGGCGGAAACTAGTGCTCATTGTAGTAGCCATTTTGGTTACAAGAGCTCAACAC CATACATGCCACACTTAAGCCTCCTTTATGCTGACCTCacagaagaagagaagaagaaagctCAAGAAAAAGCTAATATGCTGGATGAAAGCATCAGTAGCCTGAGCTTCCAGATAAGTCGCCTTGCATTGTACAAAACAGATACTGAGGACAAAACTCTCAAATCCTGGGAAAAGGTTGCTGAATGCAACCTTAGTCCCAACTAG
- the LOC107962162 gene encoding cyclic phosphodiesterase isoform X2 yields MCHLAQVAILKPQTHIFSIFKNPYSISKSLQVPTNYSLSARSTSMGTPEAVVKKDVYSVWALPHEDVTARVKKLMEGLRSEFGGPQFEPHVTVVGAISLTADDALAKFWSACDGRKAYNATVDRVATGTFFYQCIFLLLHPTPEVAETSAHCSSHFGYKSSTQEEKKKAQEKANMLDESISSLSFQISRLALYKTDTEDKTLKSWEKVAECNLSPN; encoded by the exons ATGTGCCACCTAGCCCAAGTTGCCATTTTAAAAccccaaacccatattttctcCATCTTCAAAAACCCATATTCAATCTCCAAAAGCCTTCAAGTTCCAACCAATTACTCTCTCTCCGCTCGCTCCACTTCCATGGGAACCCCCGAAGCCGTAGTCAAGAAAGATGTGTATTCGGTGTGGGCACTGCCCCACGAAGACGTTACTGCTAGGGTCAAGAAGTTGATGGAAGGTTTAAGATCCGAGTTCGGCGGGCCACAGTTCGAGCCCCACGTCACGGTTGTTGGGGCCATCAGCTTAACCGCTGATGATGCCTTGGCCAAGTTCTGGTCCGCTTGTGATGGCCGCAAGGCTTATAATGCCACTGTCGATCGTGTGGCTACCGGGACTTTCTTTTATCAGTGCATCTTTTTGTTGCTTCATCCCACTCCTGAG GTGGCGGAAACTAGTGCTCATTGTAGTAGCCATTTTGGTTACAAGAGCTCAACAC aagaagagaagaagaaagctCAAGAAAAAGCTAATATGCTGGATGAAAGCATCAGTAGCCTGAGCTTCCAGATAAGTCGCCTTGCATTGTACAAAACAGATACTGAGGACAAAACTCTCAAATCCTGGGAAAAGGTTGCTGAATGCAACCTTAGTCCCAACTAG